gtagttgaagggaatatgcatatatatatatatatatatatgtatatgtttatgtatatatatataagtgaatgtgtatgtatgtatatatctatgtgtatatgtatgtatgtgtatgtatgtgtatatatgtatatatatgtgtgtgtttttatatatgtgtatatgtgtgtgtatatatatatatatatgtaaaagagagagagcagacacagggtgagttgaagatgaagggaagatatctaaaagaaataaaatgaaattaagggatgagagagcaacatactgagagagggagatagggagagatagaatggggtggattatctcgcataaaggtggagaggaagcagttctgtgggaggaggggagagggcaggtgaggggggaatgagtgaaccttgctctcatcagatttggcctgagggggaataccatacatactcagttgggtatcttaccccacaggaaagaagagggaggaagataaagaaaaaaataaaaggggggggatgatggaggggagggcagatgggggtggaggtaatcaaaacaaacaccttggaaagggaacagggtcaagggagaaaattcaataaagtgggatgggttgaaaaggagcaaaatgtagttagtctttcacaacatatatgtgtggcctaggttgaattgctcgacttcttagggagggtgggtgggaagggaagaggggagagaatttggaactcaaagttttaaaatcagatgttcaaaaaaaaaaaagttattgcatgcaactaaaaaataagatacacaggcaatggggcgtagaaacttatcttgccctacaagaaaagaagggaagaggggatgagaggggagaggggtgatagaggggagggctgactggggaacagggcaaccagaatataagccatcttggagtgggggggagggtagaaatggggagaaaatttgtaattcaaactgttgtgaaaatcaatgctgaaaaccaaatatgttaaataaataaatttaaatttaaaaaaaaatcctgtgaggCACATActgttggtattattattattattattgcaaagGACTACACTTGTGTAATTATGCCTATATTTACACTCACGTACATGTGTGTTTTCTCACTGACCCAGAATTGAGGAAGGAATTACAATGTGGCTGGTCAGAGAGTGCTAGCGCTCACTGTGACACCAACAGTCCTCATGCTCTTATTGGCTTCTCATCTTTCCTACCCTAGTGCAGATGGTGATTTTGCCGTGACCCACCTGACCAAAGCTCACCTCTTCTATGATGGGAGGATCAAATGGACACCCCCTGCCATCTATAAGAGCTCCTGCAGCATTGACGTCACCTTCTTCCCCTTTGACCAGCAAAATTGTACCATGAAGTTTGGTTCCTGGACCTATGACAAAGCAAAGATTGACTTGGTGAGCATGCACAGCCATGTGGACCAGCTGGACTATTGGGAGAGTGGCGAGTGGGTAATCATCAATGCTGTTGGAAACTATAACATTAAGAAGTACGAGTGCTGTACCGAAATTTACCCAGACATCACCTACTCCTTCATCATCCGCAGGCTTCCCTTGTTTTACACCATCAACCTCATCATCCCCTGCCTTCTTATTTCCTGCTTGACTGTCTTGGTTTTCTACCTGCCATCAGACTGTGGGGAGAAGATCACATTGTGTATTTCTGTACTATTATCCTTGACTGTGTTCCTACTTCTCATCACAGAGATCATCCCATCCACATCGCTGGTCATTCCTCTAATTGGGGAGTACCTGCTCTTCACCATGATCTTTGTGACattgtccattatcatcactgtttTTGTGCTCAATGTCCACCATCGCTCACCTCGCACACACACTATGCCTGCATGGGTCCGAAGGGTGTTCTTGGATATCATCCCTCGCTTGCTCTTCATGAAACGTCCTGGTGTGGTAAAAGACAACTGCAGGAAGCTGGTTGAGTCCATGCACAAACTTGCTGGAGGTCCAAGGTTCTGGCCGCAGCCAGAGCCCAATTTTGTTACTTCACCTTCCACCAGCCCTCAGAGCCCAGACCAGTCACCTTCAGCTTCATTCTGTGTCCACCTGGAAGATCCAGTCAAACCCCAGCCTGTCTGCAAGTCTCCCTCAGGTCACTATACTGTGCTGCAGCATCCTGAACCTGGGAAGCCCAGTCCCTGCTCTTCACCCACTCCCCAACCTCCTCCAAATAATACCCATCCCTCTGGCTTCTCCAAAGTCAGATCTCTAAGCGTGCAACAAATGTATAGTTCCAACAAAGTGGAGGAAGGAGGCATCCGCTGCAGGTCAAGGAGCATTCAGTACTGCTCTCTCCAAGAGGACTCTTCCCAGGCAAACAATGGACAGTCTGCCAGCTCCCCAGCCTCTTTGAGGAGCCCCAAAGATGAAGTCCAACCCCAGGAGAAACCCTCTCAGTGCAAGTGTCAGTGCAAGAAGGTCAAGTCTGCACCTGGCTCAGATCCAGTGACCAAACCACGCAGCACCAAAGAACAGCATGCCCTGCCCATGTCACCAGCCTTGAAACTTGCAGTAGAGGGAGTCCAGTACATTGCAGACCATTTGAAGGCAGAAGACACAGATTTTTCGGTAAGTCAGTTATCCAACAAGGGTTTATTAAGTCCAACTCATAGCAGCTGTCAGAAATCACGGGGCACATTGGGACAGGTTTCTAGATAAATGTGATATGTAGCctgctttttattttcctctctaatGACAGGGAAGGGTAGCATggatgaggtaaaaaaaaaaaaacagtggctAGTCCCTAAATCGTGTATTGAAATGTATTGAATGGCTTGTGTGTCTATTTGCTGCAGATTTAatttcctttccccactcctcTCCATGCCCAGTTAATTTTAAGTAAGTCTTGTGTGGGGAAGGGGAACACTGCAAGGAGAGAGTGATCCTGAAGAGTAGGACTCTTTAGGGTAGGACTTTTGCACTTGCATCGAGGGTCAGGGGAAAGCCAGGTTAGGATTTAATGTGTGTGGCAGCTAACCCATTCCCATACAACCGAGAACCAATTGCATataatttctcttcatttttatggATGATATCAATCCCAGAACAATATTCAGAATGTGAAAGGGGAATGACTGAAGGCCAAAGAATGGGGATGAATCCGGGTCTGTCACATGTTACCTTACGTAACACTgggcaagaaaaaaaggaaaattgtcaCTCATTTATTCAGTCTGGGCTTGCAAATCCCTAAGAAGAATCTCCTAGACAGAAAACTTTTTCCCAGATCaaaggcaggaaagaaagaaagaaactagcatttataaagggcctactatgtgttaggcactatgctcaatactttgtaaatattatctcatttgaatctcacagtaacactgggaggtaggtgctattctgaactccattttacagctgaaggaactgaagcagacaaaggggtgacctgcctaaggtcctacagttagtaagtatctgagatcctATATGAACTTAGGGATTCTTgattctaaccactgcaccacctaactgtatCAAGATCAAAGTCTTGTGCTGTGTTGATGAAGGCCACAGAGTGGAAGGAATTTATAAAGGACTTAGGAAAGGGAGTGGAACCTGACTCtcctgtttatcttgtatatagcttcttgttgttactcagtcattttcagtcatgtccgactcttcacgaacctcatttgggattttcctggcaaagatattggagtggtttgccatttccttctccagctcattttacagataaggaaactgaggcaaacagggtgaagtgacttgctcagggtcacacagctagtaaacatctgaggctggatttgaactcagagagaagggtcttcctgaccccagacccagagctctctccattgcaccacttagcctactttgtgtatatttgtttgcatgttgtctcccctattaggttgtaaactccttgagggcaaggattgttttttggctctttttgtatctccagcactcaatacaatgcctggcacatagtaggcacttaacaaacgttgattgattaattgattgcaaTAATAGAGAGAGTCAAAGTGACTGGAGCTGTGTGAATTTTGAGAGTCATGAAGGATGGCAATAATAAAGATGGCATGGGGGAGAAAAGCATCAGTTAAGGTACTTTTagatttacaaagcccttttgTTACAACcctctgtgaggtagataatgTAAGTTGTATTTtcactcctattttacagatggagaaactggggtTCTTAGAGGTCTTTCCCAAGACTTTCCCAAGTTTACATCACAGCTCAGGCTGAGCCAATATTGATATTCTGCTCTTCTGACAGtaagcccagcattctttccactcagGCCTTCCTATGGCCTTTGGAGTCAGGACAAACATAGAATTTGATCTGTGAGGATTGTTTCAAGAGCCATCAATGGTGCTGCTCTCAAGAGCAGGATATAGCTGATAATGGAGAAACCAGGGGAAATCAGTTCCTCTGGGCTTTTAACCTTGGATTCCAAGGATCCTGATGGAACAAATCAAGTTAGGACAATTACAGAGTCAGCCCTAAGCATGTTACTGGGTATACAGATGACCCTGGGTGATCTGTAGTGCAATATGTAAAATTGTCCTCTTGAGGCAAGGTACTTGTCTTCTTATGAAAGTCCTCAAAATAGCCCTATGTGGTTGGAGATGGGGAAATATGGAAGAGTTTCTGGAAGAGATTCCTTCCTCATTAAGCTCACACAGAAGTTGTTGCTAATACTCAGTCTACAAAGCTGGTGAGAAACAGCGTGGTTagtgcagaggtgtcaaatactcCATCCGTGGGCTGCATTTGTCCCCCAACATTCCTGAGTGTGCCCCAAacccaattaaaatgtaactggtaaatatttaacaaagtaaaaaacaatacaataaaacagagataatattacatttaaaaacaagggCAGTATGTAGCCTGTGAGGATCCTTATGTGTAGTTgaacatttctatttgagtttgacacaactggtatagtggatagagagatggccttgaagccaggaaaacacaggttccaatcctgcctctgacacatgctggttgtttgaccctaggcaagtcacttatctcccTAGCATACTAGGCAAtactctaagactctaagttgcaaagCAGCTGCTGACCAATATTGGTATCAGGAGTTCCCTCAACATGGAATTCcatatatcagtgaaatcaaagATCTAGGTCCTATCCCTTGATAGCTGCAAGTGGTGAATGGAACTGGAAGAGAGGGAACAGGCATTCTTAACAGCAACAGGAATTAAtcatgacaaacatttattaagcacctatcatgtgccaggtagtCAGGCACTGTGCGACATTCTGGGAATatatagaaaggcagaaacatagcctttgccctcaaagaactcacatttttactggggagaaaacatggagataattatgtatatacaagatatatagagtgTAAATGGAAAGGTGGGTAGAAGACAAGAAAGGATGCCATAAGTTGAGatctgagctgagacttgaaggaaacaagggaagtcaggaggcagagatgaaaggaaagaacatttcaGATCAGCCAGTGAAAAatcatggagtcagaagatggaatgtcttatttgaGGAACAATAAGTAAGTGAGCGAGGATCTCTGGAGCAGAGAatgcatggaggggagtaaagtttaaaactggaaaggtaagaagagacTAGGTTGTATaaggttttaaaagtcaaagtattttatatttaatcctggaggtagcAGGGAACTATTGAATAgagagatgacatggtcagacctgaacttgaggaagaatcattttggcagctgagtgagagatgaactggagtgggaagaCACGTTAAGGAGATGAGTCAGCAGGCTGCTGCAATGGTTTAGGCGTGAGATGATGGTTTGTGGCAGTGTCAAAGAGAAGCAGGCATATATAGAGATGCTGTGAATGTAGAAATGATAAGAAATGGCCACAGATGGAATGTGTAGAGTGAGTCTGAGAGAGGAGTTGAGGTTACAAGCCTAAGAGGATGGTGATACtcttgacagtaacagggaagtttagaagactAGTGAGCTTTGTAATGGGAAGGAAATACAATAAGTTCTGTTTtttgatatgttgagtttgagttgaGTAGGatacatccagtttgagatgtccaagagaAGGGTTGGTGATACAAGACCAGAACTTAGGAGAGagtttagggctggatatatagatctgagaattttctgcaaagagatgataattgaacccagggGAGCTGGTCGGATCTCCAGAGGAGATAGATAGTATGGAATGAAGAGAGAAGTCCCAGCACAGCATCTAGGGGTACATCCACAGTTGGTGGTATGACTTAGGTTACACCTGTTTGTCCTTGACTCCAAGGGCCATAggtcagcaaagaagactgagaaggaattagggttagggttagagaaGACATGATCAGATAGGTATGAGAAAAACTAGGAGATCTCAGTGTTGTAAAATTCCAGAGTAGAGAGAATattttggagaagaaagtgaCTGTGTCAAAGTCTGCCAAGTAATCAAGAAGgctgaagattgagaaaaggccattattggcaattaagagattgttggtgactttggagagagaagtttcattcAAAGCACAAGGTCAGAAGCCATATTGCAAAGGAGTTAGAATCAAGTGAGAGTAAAAGAAATAGATGCACCAAGGAGAGACTGCTTTCCCCAGGGGTTTAGCTatggagaggagagatataggatgatgaCTAGTGAAGATGAATGGATCATGTGAGGGTTTTTTAAAGGGTGGGGGAGACATGGAAGTGTTTGTTGATATTAGAGAAGGAACTAATAGatggggagagattgaagattaagtTGGGATGAGGGGgaacaatctgctggagaagatgggaagggaaatgaTTAAGGATGCATGTAAGAGGGGTTTAACTTGGCAAGGAGAAGCTCCACCTTTTCATGTGAGAagggggtgaaggaagagatCTTGAGAAGTATATGGGTGATATGAGATGAGAGAAGTAGAAAGAACGCACATTGAATGGCCTCAGATGTGTTTAGTATGAATTGAGGTCCCCACTTTAGATAACAGAAGGAGGGTGCTATGGAATGTTTCaggagggatgaaaagttttGGGATAGCTGTAAGTAGGAGAGAGAAGCTATTAGGAAGATGAGAGGATTGCCTTGCTGCGGTGAGGATCCAGTTAAGATTGTGTAACATAGATAGGTAGTGGACCCTATCAGCTCAGTTTTTTGACTTCCTGCATTTTCATTCAGCAGCACCTGAATAGGATAGAAGGCTGTGGATGGTAGGAATGATAAAAAGGAGTTTGGTAAGGGGTTTGTCACACATGGGACACTAGCAGACAATATAATGATGTGTTAGATTGAGGGCTGGAGCAGACAAAAAAAGACTTCCTGGATTAGGTGAGATTTGTGCTAGACCTTAAAGGATGGATAGGATTGGAATAGATGGAGGAATATGGAAAGCACATTTTGGGTAGGGTAGGTCAATATGCCCAAAGGCAGGGACAGAGGAACAAGAAGGACATTTCCAGAAGATGAGACCAGCTTGCTCTGAGTAGAGGTTGCACATTGGGAAGGAGTAAGACCTGAGGGAAGATGGTTGAGGCAGTGCAGTCTGAagagggttttgaatgccaagctgaggaattACGGTAGGTACACTGGGAGCTTTTATCCACCATTAGCTGGAAATTGATCCTAAAACAAACCCTTTAAATGAAGGGTGGGAAAATGAACAACTAAACCCTAGGAAAACCAGATCGATGCAACCGTAGGATAATGAAGTAGAGAATAATGGGGAGGGAAGACTGAGGAAGAAAGCTTGCCTTGAGGACTCCTAGAATATGTCTCATGTCAGTAAATGTCAAGGGTGGAAGCCCAAAGATGCCTTATGCAGTCAGTGAGAGAGATTTCTCTGTGAGTTCTTAAAACAGAAGAAAGATTTCCTATCTCCTGGCATAACACACATCTGAGAAAATGTGCCCCTTGGGGGATAACACATTCCTTTAGTAGTTTAATCAAAATCTTAATGAAAACCAAGAGATAAATGTGGCATTTATCAGTACATAAAGTACTGTCAGAACAAGTTCTCTGGAATCAGACTggaaacaaataaacacacacacaaaaccacacAAAAaccccatttttttctcctttggctcACTGTGTCACTGCCATCCAAACAGCCCTTTATCTCCAGATCCTCTTCACAGGGCTGAGGTGACCTGCTTTTCATCTTTGATGAGTTACAAGTCCCTGGGGAGTACAGCAGACTTCACACAGATCAACATTGAGGGATGAGACACAGGAACACTTTGGTCGGCTCCCGTGTTTCATCTTCAGGAGAGAAGTGGGGTGTTGGGAggacaaaaggaaaaggcaattaggagaaaattggaaaaataataccCTGGGGAACCAGGCTTTTCTAGCTTTCCCTGGGAATAGAAGGATTATAAACAGCATCTTTACTAATAAATTACCTTGTTGCTTCTCTGGCCCTGATTAAATAAACACATTTGTTTCGATTTGGTTTAGCACCGTTGGGACTCCAGCAATTACATAAGAAAGTGGAGCAGAAAAGCCTATTGGAGGACTATTTGATACCTCAATACACTTACAAAGCCCCCAAACAGAAGTTTGGttctacttctttctctttttcccatcaATTTTAAAAGGGCTCTGTGTACACCATGAAATATTTTTATCGAAGCAGGGATTAAACATTGGAGTGGACTATTTTGAAAGTAGCTAAGACCATTATCTTCTATTCAGTCTCTGGATTTGAAAACACACAGGTAGGGACAGGTGACAACTTATTCATTTGTAGATTAGCTGCCCTCCTAAAATGGGCCCTACTTCAATTTGGAGAATCACTCGTGACCATCTAAAGCCAATTGAACTGTCAAAGCTCTGAAAGAGAGAAGCTGGTGATGGAAGGGGAAAGTTACcaaaaagagacagcaaaacaGTAAACCTCGAAAAGGTGCTTGTGAGacattcagtttcttttctcctcttgatAGGAGCTTATTTACTCAATTTAGGTCAAATCAGAGCTAATAGACCTGATAGTTTTGAACAGCCTTCaaaaattttatgaatttttGTAGGTTCCCACATAcaagataggcagacagacacatATGCCCTCAGGATCTATGTAAGAATGTCAGCAAACTTGCAGCCCATTCATACAAACAGTCACTCATCTTTACACAGGGTTTTAGACACAGATTAACAAGATCCTGTTAGCTTTCTATGAGATCTCCTGAAGTGTTACTAACCCTTCTCCCCATCTGTGAAAAAAATTGCTATTGTATAGACCTATACTTTTTATAACTAAATCCCCAAATAACAGTTTTGGAGTTAGAAGGATAGGAAAATTTGTCCATGTCTTGTCTCAGGTAGAACCATAGCCTATCCTCTCCTTTAAATGGTGAGGTGAAGGCCAGAGTGAAAACTTTTTGACACAGTAGGATTCAGAGCAGTATcacttctgtgtctctctccctctccagaaATGCCTTCAGGTTGTCTCATGTACTACCTGTATGGCATCTCAAGAATTAATCATGGCCACTTAAAACCCAGAttaggaggcagctgggtggtacggtggttagagcactggaactagagtcaggaagacctgagttcaaatatggcttcagaaactagctgtgtgaccttgagcaagtcacttaacctctatgcctcagtttcctcaactgtaaaatgtagatcATAATGGTAGCTATACCttatggttgttgtaaggatcaaatgagataatatttataaaatgcttatcacaatgcctggcacgtagaaggcatttagtaaattattaaatttaacagtctctccttccctcccagatGTTTCCTCAGTCAGGGCAAGATGCAAACAGGAGAGAGGGAATTGGCtgaggaatttgaactcatcacatctctctgtctccccacccccagtccttTATGGCTTTGGTACAACTCTCTGTTAACCAGAAATCTCTCTGCCTGTTCTGATCACAGTGAATTTAAATCAAGGAGTGGGAGTCCCTGTAGCGCAGTGGAAAGTACTGAGtctgaactgggagtcaggagacttggtttCCAGTCTCAGTTCTTCCAGGAGCTAACTGTTCATCCTTGAACCCATGATCaaagatttgaagctggaagagaccttaaaggtcatctaattcaatccctcactttatagataaggtgACCAAGGCCCACAGATACTGTGATTTTGCAGAGATCGTAGCCCCTTTTTGTATCtagatttcctcttctgtaagataaAGGGATTGGGTGAGATGCTCTTTTAGGTTCCTTTCTGCTCTAATAGTCTGTGAAAAAAAATGCCAGACTTTTTCAGGGAGACCATTTTGCGAACTGCACAGAAAGTCAAGGGTGGAAGTTGATGACATAGGTCTTGGATGCTTCCTCAAAGTCAAAGCCACATAAGGCTTAACAAAGCAATTGATCAGTGTGCATTGCATGGCCGTGGAACTCAAAgaatgtgtatctgtgtgtgtacgtatacatgTGTCTTTGT
This region of Trichosurus vulpecula isolate mTriVul1 chromosome 3, mTriVul1.pri, whole genome shotgun sequence genomic DNA includes:
- the CHRNA4 gene encoding neuronal acetylcholine receptor subunit alpha-4, translated to MRLQGPRESALLLLLLLRGLMLLGVLLLPASGHVETRAHAEERLLKKLFSGYNKWSRPVANISDVVIVRFGLSIAQLIDVDEKNQMMTTNVWVKQEWQDYKLRWDPMDYENVTSIRIPSELIWRPDIVLYNNADGDFAVTHLTKAHLFYDGRIKWTPPAIYKSSCSIDVTFFPFDQQNCTMKFGSWTYDKAKIDLVSMHSHVDQLDYWESGEWVIINAVGNYNIKKYECCTEIYPDITYSFIIRRLPLFYTINLIIPCLLISCLTVLVFYLPSDCGEKITLCISVLLSLTVFLLLITEIIPSTSLVIPLIGEYLLFTMIFVTLSIIITVFVLNVHHRSPRTHTMPAWVRRVFLDIIPRLLFMKRPGVVKDNCRKLVESMHKLAGGPRFWPQPEPNFVTSPSTSPQSPDQSPSASFCVHLEDPVKPQPVCKSPSGHYTVLQHPEPGKPSPCSSPTPQPPPNNTHPSGFSKVRSLSVQQMYSSNKVEEGGIRCRSRSIQYCSLQEDSSQANNGQSASSPASLRSPKDEVQPQEKPSQCKCQCKKVKSAPGSDPVTKPRSTKEQHALPMSPALKLAVEGVQYIADHLKAEDTDFSVKEDWKYVAMVIDRIFLWMFVIVCLLGTVGLFLPPWLAGMI